One stretch of Pomacea canaliculata isolate SZHN2017 linkage group LG11, ASM307304v1, whole genome shotgun sequence DNA includes these proteins:
- the LOC112575610 gene encoding uncharacterized protein LOC112575610, translating to MYHQTYSWKEDASLYLPVKREATILSEHQCDKLYYHQIGVFDAQGRDHIMKVQFCECEPEAVTLIRNGLWPATPKKPGTAFCMKVMELCRMLQLEGQMSLQKFCMASERRTTFLHSRSRDYRNMYKALGKHAIILSQHDYSNMY from the exons ATGTATCATCAGACATACAGTTGGAAAGAA GACGCATCATTGTATCTACCTGTGAAAAGAGAAGCAACCATTTTGTCTGAGCACCAGTGTGACAAGCTCTACTACCATCAGATTGGAGTTTTTGATGCACAAG gcagAGATCACATCATGAAAGTACAGTTCTGTGAATGTGAGCCAGAAGCAGTAACACTAATAAGAAATGGCTTATGGCCAGCAACACCAAAGAAGCCAGGGACCGCATtttgcatgaaagtgatggagcTATGCAGAATGCTACAGTTAGAAGGACAAATGTCTCTCCAGAAATTTTGCATGGCATCGGAGCGGAGGACAACTTTTCTACATAGTCGCAGCAGGGACTACAGAAACATGTACAAGGCACTGGGTAAACATGCTATCattttgtcacagcatgacTATAGCAACATGTACTAG
- the LOC112575607 gene encoding uncharacterized protein LOC112575607, translated as MMGIKWLLGGHRVYVVSTCHESLAACIMMYHLLLQTVNTQQSAGVSHGEPHLLQYDLYYDDEAEKAVNDLSQAARGGSLYVIADEVKAYYFRTVCDMLQTQVPHLHLWAASCFHGTAPARWQVEYLTRPLRSPPTVVREVAQNFIISRVPNVLPYSERGVADHTDGPPVTRLYHGEGHSGVSPVDCVTFGRDVASFLHSLRVGVTD; from the exons atgatgggtaTAAAATGGCTGCTTGGTGGTCACcgcgtctacgttgtcagtacttGTCATGAGAGTCTTGCAGCGTGCATCATgatgtatcacctgttgctgcagacagtaaacacacaacagtcagcaggtgtatcacatggtgagcctcacctcctgcagtatgacctttattatgatgatgaggcggagaaggccgtcaacgacttgtcacaggcagcaagaggagggtcgttgtacgtcatcgctgatgaagtgaa aGCATACTACTTCCGCACTGTGTGTGACATGCTGCAgacacaagttcctcatctccatctttgggcggcaagttgtttccatggaaCCGCCCCCGCccgctggcaagtggaatatttaaccagacccctccgctctccaccaaccgtcgtcagggaagtcgcgCAGAATTTTATAATCAGTAGGGTGCCCAATGTCCTGCCGTACAGCGAGCGAGGTGTggccgaccacacagacggcccgccagtcacacgactgtatcacggTGAAGGTCACTCAGGTGTCAGTCcagttgactgtgtgacgttcggtcg